The following is a genomic window from Geobacillus subterraneus.
CTCGGCTTCCAGCTAGGCACAGCTGACATGTTCCTCGTTTTTTGCTATAGTAATGTCGGAACATTCCGTTGTGATGAGAGGAGAAATTTCGATGGCTGGACATTCGAAGTGGAAAAATATCCAACGGCGGAAAAATGCTCAAGATGCCAAGCGTGGCAAGCTGTTTATGAAACTGGCGAAAGAAATTTATGTCGCCGCGAAAACCGGCGGCGGCGACCCGGCGGCTAACCCGGGCCTGCGCCTTGTCGTTGAGAAGGCAAAGGCAGCCAATATGCCGAGCGAAAACATTGAACGGGCGATTAAAAAAGCAACAGGAAACCAAGAGCATACGAATTATGAGGAAATCCGTTATGAAGGATACGGACCGGGCGGCGTCGCTGTCATGGTTGTCTGCCTGACCGATAATAAAAACCGCACCGCCGCCAACGTGCGGGCGGCATTTTCGAAAAACGGCGGCAATCTGGGGGAAACGGGCTGCGTCTCTTACTTGTTTGAGCGCAAAGGCTTGCTCGTCATCGACCGTGAACAGCACAACGTTGACGAAGAGGAGCTGTTGCTTTTGGCGATTGAGGCGGGGGCGGAGGAAATGGAAACGACGGATGAATCGTTCGAAATTTATACGGCGCCTGAATCGTTTGAGGAGGTAAAAGGGCAGCTCGAACAGCAAGGATTAACGTTTGCGAGCGCGGAAATCACGATGATTCCGCAAACATATACAACGTTATCAGGCGATGAATTGAAAAAAATGTTAAAGTTAATCGATACGCTTGAAGATGATGATGACGTCCAAGAGGTGTACCATAACTTGGATGAATCGGTGCTTGAAGAACAATAGCATTCGTCAGCGGCACGCTGGCGATTTTTTTCTTTGATTTACATATAGGCGAAAGTAGTGAAACATAATAACGGGGAAACAAGGGGGTGCAAAAATACATGGAAGGAAATGTTGCTTCATTAACAAGTGCAGAGATTTCAAGCTTATGGAGTACGTATATAAACGACAGCATCGTCGCCTGTTTGCTGACGCATTTTACAGAAA
Proteins encoded in this region:
- a CDS encoding YebC/PmpR family DNA-binding transcriptional regulator, whose protein sequence is MAGHSKWKNIQRRKNAQDAKRGKLFMKLAKEIYVAAKTGGGDPAANPGLRLVVEKAKAANMPSENIERAIKKATGNQEHTNYEEIRYEGYGPGGVAVMVVCLTDNKNRTAANVRAAFSKNGGNLGETGCVSYLFERKGLLVIDREQHNVDEEELLLLAIEAGAEEMETTDESFEIYTAPESFEEVKGQLEQQGLTFASAEITMIPQTYTTLSGDELKKMLKLIDTLEDDDDVQEVYHNLDESVLEEQ